In Leuconostoc kimchii IMSNU 11154, one genomic interval encodes:
- a CDS encoding ABC transporter permease, protein MLTLMKQEYYKAFKQNRLHIWLGLGVLFPLLIMGIFKSQRGAGTIVDLGHGTFYVYMAGIIITALSVSQEFGFGTIRPLLSRRFSRGMIFTSKLVLNLSIYIALFLSVFIGTMIGQLIFAPKFNFAERVGYAGNAWQTMGMTVLSTLLQMIFVAALVLLITNLVKSSGAAIGLGVVMIVGTPILSSISIMLIQMAPILKWNPFNIFIGMSMYGQLSPSNIKDMVHMSQDTVIIAYLVYILVMYVIAYLIFKKRSV, encoded by the coding sequence ATGTTAACTTTAATGAAACAAGAGTATTATAAAGCATTCAAACAAAATCGTTTACATATTTGGTTAGGATTGGGTGTTTTATTTCCTTTACTGATTATGGGTATTTTTAAGTCTCAACGTGGCGCTGGTACGATTGTTGATTTGGGACATGGTACTTTTTATGTTTATATGGCAGGAATTATCATTACCGCACTGAGTGTGTCACAAGAATTTGGATTTGGAACAATCAGGCCACTCTTATCACGCCGATTTAGTCGCGGTATGATCTTTACAAGCAAACTGGTGTTGAATCTTAGCATTTATATTGCGCTATTTTTGTCAGTGTTTATTGGCACGATGATTGGTCAGTTAATTTTTGCACCGAAATTTAACTTTGCAGAACGTGTTGGTTATGCAGGGAACGCTTGGCAAACAATGGGCATGACAGTGCTAAGTACGTTGTTACAAATGATATTTGTTGCAGCATTGGTACTGCTTATCACAAATTTGGTTAAGAGCTCAGGGGCTGCGATTGGATTAGGTGTTGTGATGATTGTTGGTACACCAATTTTAAGTAGTATTTCGATTATGTTGATTCAAATGGCACCAATATTAAAGTGGAACCCCTTTAATATTTTCATTGGTATGTCGATGTATGGTCAATTATCACCTAGTAATATCAAAGATATGGTACACATGTCTCAAGATACAGTTATCATTGCTTATCTGGTATATATCTTAGTCATGTATGTGATTGCTTATCTTATTTTTAAGAAGCGGTCAGTTTAA